Proteins encoded together in one Hevea brasiliensis isolate MT/VB/25A 57/8 chromosome 16, ASM3005281v1, whole genome shotgun sequence window:
- the LOC110631814 gene encoding flavin-containing monooxygenase FMO GS-OX-like 4, protein MPISLTSRHVAVIGAGAAGLVAARELRREGHKVVVFEREAQIGGTWVYDPHAEPDPLSLDQNRSIIHSSLYSSLRTNLPREVMGFRDYPFISKADKTRDPRRFPGHREVLLYLQDFAREFKIEEMVRFETEVVHVGLVEDSKKWKVRYKKKRVDNDAEFGIGFNFDDEIYDAVLVCNGHYTEPRVAEIPGISSWPGKQMHSHNYRVPEPFQDQVVILIGSSSSAVDISREISGVAKEVHVASRSVANEKYEEQHGYDNIWLHSMIESVHEDGSVVFQNGRIVQADIILHCTGYKYHFPFLTNGIVTVDDNRVGPLYKHVFPPILAPWLSFVGLPWKVVPFPMFEFQSKWIASVLSGRVALPLQEEMMKDIEAFYLSLEASNIPKRYTHNMGDHQFDYNNWLAAQCGCEGIEEWRKQMYCATSNNRRLRPDTYRDEWEDDHLILEANEDFIQKDLQRVSSLNKAI, encoded by the exons ATGCCAATTTCTCTTACCTCCCGCCACGTAGCGGTGATTGGTGCCGGCGCCGCCGGCCTTGTCGCTGCTCGTGAGCTCCGCCGGGAAGGTCATAAGGTTGTAGTATTCGAACGAGAAGCCCAAATTGGCGGCACCTGGGTCTACGATCCCCATGCCGAGCCAGATCCGTTGAGCCTCGATCAGAATCGATCCATAATCCACTCAAGCCTCTACAGCTCTCTCCGAACCAACCTCCCAAGAGAAGTGATGGGTTTCAGAGACTACCCGTTTATATCCAAAGCCGACAAAACGAGAGACCCAAGAAGGTTCCCGGGCCACAGAGAGGTGTTGCTGTATTTGCAAGATTTTGCGAGAGAATTTAAGATTGAGGAAATGGTCAGGTTTGAGACTGAGGTGGTTCATGTTGGGTTAGTGGAGGATAGTAAGAAGTGGAAAGTGAGGTATAAAAAGAAGAGAGTTGATAACGATGCTGAGTTTGGTATTGGTTTTAATTTTGATGATGAGATTTATGATGCTGTTTTGGTTTGCAATGGGCATTACACTGAACCTCGTGTAGCTGAAATACCAG GCATCAGTTCTTGGCCAGGGAAGCAAATGCATAGCCACAATTATCGAGTTCCTGAACCCTTCCAAGACCAA GTGGTAATTTTGATTGGGAGTTCATCAAGTGCTGTTGATATATCCAGGGAAATTTCTGGCGTTGCCAAAGAGGTCCATGTTGCCTCAAGATCGGTTGCAAATGAAAAATATGAAGAGCAGCATGGATATGATAATATATGGCTTCATTCTATG ATAGAAAGCGTTCATGAAGATGGTTCTGTAGTCTTCCAAAATGGAAGAATAGTCCAAGCTGACATCATTCTACATTGCACTGG GTACAAATATCACTTCCCCTTTCTTACCAATGGCATTGTGACTGTGGATGACAATCGTGTGGGACCATTATACAAGCATGTTTTCCCTCCCATTTTGGCGCCTTGGCTTTCATTTGTTGGGTTACCATGGAAG GTTGTCCCTTTCCCAATGTTTGAATTTCAAAGCAAGTGGATTGCTAGTGTTTTATCAGGTAGGGTTGCACTTCCATTGCAAGAGGAGATGATGAAAGATATTGAAGCTTTCTACCTGTCACTTGAAGCTTCAAACATTCCGAAAAGATATACTCATAACATGGGTGATCATCAG TTTGATTATAACAATTGGCTTGCTGCTCAATGCGGGTGTGAAGGGATTGAAGAATGGAGAAAGCAAATGTATTGCGCTACCAGCAACAACAGGCGCCTCCGGCCAGATACATATCGTGATGAATGGGAAGATGATCACCTGATCTTGGAAGCCAACGAAGACTTTATTCAAAAGGATTTACAAAGAGTTTCATCTCTCAATAAAGCAATTTAA